The following are from one region of the Hymenobacter radiodurans genome:
- a CDS encoding carbonic anhydrase, whose product MEKIFENNRIWVEQMKAQDPQYFEKLAQGQKPRYLFIGCSDSRVPASAITGTGPGEMFVHRNIANMVVHTDMNLLSVLQYAVEVLQVRDILVVGHYGCGGVAAAAAGKQYGLIDNWLTNIRDVIRLHETEFAGIKDEEKQLRRLVELNVIEQVRNLGKTNIIQNAMKGDNPPRLHGLVYDIRVGLLKDLEVGENMMADFEHIYGTEAMEHAEEVLEEQVEATQDLGTSTSSETSNSKS is encoded by the coding sequence ATGGAAAAGATTTTTGAAAATAACCGCATCTGGGTTGAGCAGATGAAGGCTCAGGATCCGCAATACTTTGAAAAGCTGGCTCAAGGCCAAAAGCCGCGGTACCTGTTCATCGGCTGCTCCGACTCACGTGTGCCCGCCAGCGCAATCACCGGCACCGGCCCAGGTGAGATGTTTGTACATCGCAACATCGCCAACATGGTGGTACATACTGATATGAACCTACTGTCGGTGCTTCAGTACGCGGTGGAAGTTTTGCAGGTACGCGATATTCTGGTGGTTGGCCACTACGGTTGCGGCGGTGTAGCAGCAGCAGCAGCCGGCAAACAGTATGGCCTGATTGATAACTGGCTAACTAATATTCGCGACGTTATCCGCCTGCACGAAACCGAGTTTGCAGGTATCAAGGATGAAGAAAAGCAGCTACGGCGTTTGGTAGAACTGAATGTAATTGAGCAGGTACGTAACCTGGGCAAAACCAATATCATTCAGAACGCTATGAAAGGCGATAATCCTCCTCGTTTGCACGGGTTGGTATACGATATTCGGGTTGGTTTGCTGAAAGATTTGGAAGTGGGTGAGAACATGATGGCCGACTTTGAGCACATCTATGGCACAGAGGCTATGGAGCATGCCGAAGAAGTGCTCGAAGAACAGGTAGAGGCTACGCAAGATTTAGGCACTTCGACATCCTCCGAGACAAGCAACTCCAAAAGCTAG